A single window of Achromobacter xylosoxidans DNA harbors:
- the lpdA gene encoding dihydrolipoyl dehydrogenase translates to MSNTVQIKVPDIGDFKEVEVIEVLVAVGDTIKAEQSLITVESDKASMEIPASTGGVVKSINVKVGDKVAEGSVVLEVEASDAAPAAKQAPKADAPKAEAPKAEAKPAAAAPAAATFKGSADAEYDMLVLGAGPGGYSAAFRAADLGLSVVLVERYATLGGVCLNVGCIPSKALLHNAAIIDEARELAAHGISFGEPKIDLDKLRGYKDSVVAKLTGGLAGMAKARKVTVVTGVGEFADANHLAVKGADGKSQTIRFKQAIIAAGSQSVKLPFLPQDERIVDSTGALLLREIPKKMLIIGGGIIGLEMGTVYSTLGARLDVVEMLDGLMQGADRDLVKVWQKKNAGRFDNIMLKTKTVGAEARKDGIYVTFEGEGAPKEPQRYDLVLQAVGRSPNGKKIGADKAGVAVTDRGFIEVDRQMRTNVPHIFAIGDIVGQPMLAHKAVHEGHVAAEAAAGQKSFFDARVIPSVAYTDPEVAWVGLTEDEARKQGIKVEKGVFPWAASGRAIANGRDEGFTKLLFDAETHRILGGGIVGTHAGDLISEVALAVEMGADVIDIAKTIHPHPTLGESVGMAAEVAEGVCTDLPPMKKK, encoded by the coding sequence ATGAGCAATACCGTTCAAATCAAAGTGCCGGACATCGGTGACTTCAAGGAAGTCGAGGTCATCGAGGTGCTGGTCGCCGTGGGCGATACGATCAAGGCCGAGCAGAGCCTGATCACGGTCGAGTCCGACAAGGCCTCGATGGAAATTCCCGCCTCCACGGGCGGCGTGGTCAAGTCCATCAACGTCAAGGTCGGCGACAAGGTCGCCGAAGGCTCGGTGGTCCTGGAAGTCGAGGCGTCCGACGCCGCACCGGCCGCCAAGCAAGCGCCCAAGGCTGACGCGCCGAAGGCCGAAGCCCCCAAGGCCGAGGCCAAGCCGGCCGCAGCGGCCCCCGCCGCCGCGACCTTCAAGGGCTCGGCCGACGCCGAATACGACATGCTGGTGCTGGGCGCGGGCCCCGGCGGCTATTCGGCCGCCTTCCGCGCCGCCGACCTCGGCCTGTCCGTGGTGCTGGTCGAACGCTACGCCACGCTGGGCGGCGTCTGCCTGAACGTGGGCTGCATCCCGTCCAAGGCGCTGCTGCACAACGCCGCCATCATCGACGAGGCGCGCGAGCTGGCCGCCCACGGCATCAGCTTCGGCGAGCCCAAGATCGACCTGGACAAGCTGCGCGGCTACAAGGACAGCGTGGTCGCCAAGCTGACCGGCGGCCTGGCCGGCATGGCCAAGGCGCGCAAGGTCACCGTGGTGACCGGCGTGGGCGAATTCGCCGATGCCAACCACCTGGCGGTCAAGGGCGCCGACGGCAAGTCGCAGACCATCCGCTTCAAGCAGGCCATCATCGCCGCCGGCAGCCAGTCGGTGAAGCTGCCGTTCCTGCCGCAGGACGAGCGCATCGTCGATTCCACCGGCGCCTTGCTGCTGCGTGAAATCCCCAAGAAGATGCTGATCATCGGCGGCGGCATCATCGGCCTGGAAATGGGCACGGTGTATTCCACGCTGGGCGCGCGCCTGGACGTGGTGGAAATGCTGGACGGCCTGATGCAGGGCGCCGACCGCGACCTGGTCAAGGTCTGGCAGAAGAAGAACGCCGGCCGCTTCGACAACATCATGCTCAAGACCAAGACGGTCGGCGCGGAAGCCAGGAAAGACGGCATCTACGTCACCTTCGAGGGCGAGGGCGCGCCGAAGGAACCGCAGCGCTACGACCTGGTGCTCCAGGCCGTGGGCCGCAGCCCCAACGGCAAGAAGATCGGCGCCGACAAGGCGGGCGTGGCCGTGACCGACCGCGGTTTCATCGAGGTCGATCGCCAGATGCGCACCAACGTGCCGCACATCTTCGCCATCGGCGACATCGTCGGCCAGCCGATGCTGGCGCACAAGGCGGTGCATGAAGGCCACGTGGCGGCCGAAGCCGCCGCCGGCCAGAAGTCGTTCTTCGACGCCCGCGTGATTCCGTCGGTGGCCTACACCGATCCGGAAGTGGCTTGGGTCGGCCTGACCGAAGACGAAGCCAGGAAGCAGGGCATCAAGGTCGAGAAGGGCGTGTTCCCGTGGGCCGCCTCCGGCCGCGCCATCGCCAACGGCCGCGACGAAGGCTTCACCAAGCTGCTGTTCGACGCCGAGACGCACCGCATCCTGGGCGGCGGCATCGTCGGCACCCATGCCGGCGACCTGATCAGCGAAGTGGCGCTGGCCGTGGAAATGGGCGCGGACGTCATCGACATCGCCAAGACCATCCACCCGCACCCGACCCTGGGCGAATCGGTGGGCATGGCGGCCGAAGTGGCCGAAGGCGTGTGCACCGACCTGCCGCCGATGAAGAAGAAGTAG
- a CDS encoding LysR family transcriptional regulator, with the protein MDRFEQYRVFAQVAEMGSFIKAANALELPRASVSAAVQQLEAQLGARLLHRTTRQVRLTADGAQLLERLRPLLSEVEDIDHLFQQSQRQVSGRLNVDVPSRIARRLVAPALPGLLRRHPRLQLALGSSDRAIDLIQEGVDCAVRVGALHDSSLVSRPLGNIGLVNCASPAYLRDQGVPHAPDELPAGHWMVGYASPTTGRELPWEVVADDGGRRLIAVPSRVVVNNAESYIACCLAGLGLIQIPRFDVQDLLEAGELVEVMPAHRAAPMPVALLYPHRRQRSRRLAVFLEWFEELMRRHLEA; encoded by the coding sequence ATGGACAGGTTCGAACAGTATCGCGTCTTCGCGCAAGTGGCGGAGATGGGCAGTTTCATCAAGGCCGCCAACGCGCTGGAGCTGCCGCGCGCTTCCGTCTCGGCCGCCGTCCAGCAGCTGGAAGCGCAACTGGGCGCGCGACTGCTGCACCGGACCACGCGCCAGGTGCGCCTGACCGCCGATGGCGCCCAGTTGCTGGAGCGCTTGCGGCCGCTGCTGTCCGAAGTCGAGGACATCGACCACCTGTTCCAGCAAAGCCAGCGCCAGGTGTCCGGCCGGCTCAACGTCGACGTGCCCAGCCGCATCGCGCGCCGCCTGGTGGCGCCGGCGCTGCCGGGCCTGCTGCGGCGCCACCCCCGATTGCAACTGGCGCTGGGGTCCAGCGACCGCGCCATCGACCTGATCCAGGAAGGCGTCGACTGCGCGGTGCGCGTCGGCGCGCTGCACGACAGCAGCTTGGTGTCGCGGCCGCTGGGCAATATCGGCCTGGTCAATTGCGCCAGTCCCGCCTATCTGCGCGACCAGGGCGTGCCCCATGCGCCGGACGAATTGCCGGCGGGGCATTGGATGGTGGGCTACGCCTCGCCCACCACGGGGCGCGAACTACCCTGGGAGGTGGTGGCCGACGACGGCGGCCGCCGGCTCATCGCGGTGCCCAGCCGGGTGGTGGTGAACAACGCCGAAAGCTATATCGCCTGCTGCCTGGCGGGCCTGGGGCTGATCCAGATTCCGCGCTTCGACGTGCAGGACCTGCTGGAAGCGGGCGAACTGGTGGAAGTCATGCCGGCGCATCGCGCCGCGCCCATGCCGGTGGCATTGCTGTATCCGCACCGGCGGCAGCGTTCGCGCCGGTTGGCGGTGTTCCTGGAGTGGTTCGAGGAA
- a CDS encoding SDR family oxidoreductase, with protein MADHSIKGKVVLIAGGAKNLGGLIARDLAQHGAKAVAIHYNSAASKADADATVAAIQAAGAKAVALQADLTTAGAVEKLFADAVAAVGRPDIAINTVGKVLKKPLTEISEAEYDEMSAVNAKTAFFFLKEAGRHVNDNGKVCTLVTSLLGAFTPFYAAYAGTKAPVEHYTRAASKEFGARGISVTAVGPGPMDTPFFYPAEGADAVAYHKTAAALSPFSKTGLTDIEDVVPFIRHLVSDGWWITGQTILINGGYTTK; from the coding sequence ATGGCAGACCATTCCATCAAGGGCAAAGTCGTACTGATCGCCGGGGGCGCCAAGAACCTGGGCGGCTTGATCGCCCGCGACCTGGCGCAGCACGGCGCCAAGGCCGTCGCCATCCACTACAACAGCGCGGCGTCCAAGGCAGACGCCGACGCCACCGTGGCCGCGATCCAGGCCGCCGGCGCCAAGGCGGTGGCGCTGCAGGCCGACCTGACCACCGCCGGCGCGGTCGAGAAGCTGTTCGCCGACGCGGTGGCGGCGGTGGGCCGGCCCGACATCGCCATCAATACCGTCGGCAAGGTCTTGAAGAAGCCGCTGACCGAGATCAGCGAGGCCGAGTACGACGAGATGAGCGCGGTCAACGCCAAGACGGCCTTCTTCTTCCTGAAAGAGGCTGGCCGCCACGTCAACGACAACGGCAAGGTCTGCACCCTGGTGACCTCGCTGCTGGGCGCGTTCACGCCGTTCTACGCCGCCTATGCCGGCACCAAGGCGCCGGTCGAGCACTACACCCGCGCGGCCTCCAAGGAGTTCGGCGCGCGCGGCATTTCGGTCACGGCGGTCGGGCCGGGCCCGATGGATACGCCGTTCTTCTATCCGGCCGAAGGCGCCGACGCGGTGGCGTACCACAAGACCGCCGCCGCGCTGTCGCCGTTCTCCAAGACCGGCCTGACCGACATCGAGGACGTGGTGCCGTTCATCCGCCACCTGGTCAGCGACGGTTGGTGGATCACTGGCCAGACCATCCTGATCAACGGCGGCTACACCACCAAGTAA